A region of Papaver somniferum cultivar HN1 unplaced genomic scaffold, ASM357369v1 unplaced-scaffold_160, whole genome shotgun sequence DNA encodes the following proteins:
- the LOC113337513 gene encoding uncharacterized protein LOC113337513, whose translation MRSRKMTYRDRSLLGRRRDNNDSRRPDHYHTRRGVADDEGEPRYNDRSPLARREVKRLSSEDRFNDRSPLPRRPVRRLSTPPESGRIVFRGGRSNSPPPQNNIHRGGYMRRFDGDKEDDMIVGARGSVRQQQQPWNRSELDEKVSRRGGLSMEYRHVNDEVNRSLKQVGESENSMQRFRHEKEYRGIGSSSFDGGKSMLVPKPMYFEDGTVRTFFALPPEGSKNRDFLPSSSGMTNVGLHKDEELRYRDQIHSMKMPMRETFGEAKPVYDEQHYSVQMHPSRVHTRESYDEELKPVLYSRDAAYPVVPVSQSKTFGTSSLSSGKEDGVGSRLPVEGYGKGVGNFVDSLGRDANISASHSDPTRDEKDSAYYQRGVRSPLRHEHQDYYHPELGRRKIIDSGYSGDELYRKMPSATQGDYRNRELLKPSYMDLDQVDEFYREMPPTIQRDYHNRELSRPSYIDLDFGRSSRSTRESDLLDHYTARGEPVSDYNSIKRAPLVPMQDRDFVGSGSSHPEIGTRISAGRKVTSLEQDYAFEREAISRSYRERLIEKAPPEFESDMHDINLSPRRRLRVEEVDNYDSSERMLQRDYIMEEEMSRRYPGSTLSSGRIISRRIQEPTSSDIRGDGANPGRLSLSERLNFDRHQYRKGGKPFKRLTTIGASSSDRFSDHAQPRTSGHVSIKKRLRSGPFNSHHLDERMDSHKGLKSRRRALNNPFDSPGASNGDAVEDAFTLKSDVPEDSEEFKLLVQRAFLRFSKQLNENPSQRKRYLEQGKCRVLCSVCGSLSKEFPDTQSLVRHAFTSLKVGLRADHLGLHKALCVLMGWKSSEVPDGRWSLQVLPEAQALSLKEDLVLWPPQVIIHNSSILNENPDERKVIKIEEMEGILKDMGYGDGKTKVCRGKPANQSIMVVIFNSTFSGLQEAQRLHNYYADKKRGREDFLRINSKSGEKSEEAHGELAKNVGHDVLYGYMGTAEDLDKLDFGSKSKCIVKSKKDIQAIAGAPLETD comes from the exons ATGCGATCCAGAAAGATGACATATAGGGATAGATCTCTATTAGGCAGGAGAAGGGATAATAATGATAGTAGAAGACCAGATCACTATCATACTCGTCGCGGTGTTGCTGATGATGAAGGTGAACCTCGATATAATGATCGAAGTCCACTGGCGAGGCGTGAGGTGAAGAGATTGAGTTCTGAAGATAGGTTTAATGATCGAAGTCCACTGCCGAGGCGTCCTGTGAGGAGATTGAGTACTCCTCCTGAATCTGGGAGAATTGTTTTTCGGGGTGGTCGAAGCAATTCTCCACCTCCTCAGAATAATATCCATAGAGGTGGTTATATGAGGCGTTTTGATGGGGATAAAGAAGATGATATGATTGTTGGTGCGAGGGGAAGCGTGCGCCAGCAGCAGCAGCCATGGAATCGTTCGGAGTTGGATGAGAAAGTTTCACGAAGAGGGGGTTTGTCGATGGAATACAGGCATGTTAATGATGAGGTGAATCGTAGTTTAAAGCAAGTGGGTGAATCTGAGAATTCTATGCAAAGATTTCGGCATGAAAAGGAATATCGGGGGATTGGTTCTTCGTCATTTGATGGGGGGAAGAGTATGTTAGTTCCAAAACCTATGTACTTTGAGGATGGGACTGTTCGGACATTCTTTGCACTGCCTCCAGAAGGCAGTAAAAATAGAGACTTTCTGCCATCATCGTCTGGAATGACAAATGTTGGTCTTCACAAGGATGAAGAACTTCGGTACAGAGATCAAATACATTCGATGAAGATGCCAATGAGAGAAACTTTTGGTGAAGCCAAACCCGTATACGATGAGCAACACTACAGTGTGCAAATGCATCCAAGTAGGGTACATACAAGGGAATCTTATGATGAAGAACTGAAACCTGTGTTATATTCAAGGGATGCTGCTTATCCTGTGGTACCAGTTTCTCAATCCAAGACCTTCGGTACTTCATCATTAAGCTCCGGGAAAGAAGATGGCGTAGGTTCCCGTCTTCCTGTAGAAGGATATGGCAAGGGCGTTGGAAATTTTGTGGACTCTTTAGGGCGTGATGCGAACATTTCTGCATCGCATTCTGACCCCACAAGAGACGAAAAAGATTCAGCATACTACCAGCGGGGTGTGCGTAGTCCTCTCAGGCATGAGCATCAGGATTATTACCACCCTGAACTAGGAAGAAGAAAGATTATTGACTCAGGATACTCGGGCGATGAGTTGTATAGAAAGATGCCATCAGCAACTCAAGGAGATTATCGTAATAGAGAGTTGTTAAAGCCAAGTTACATGGATCTTGATCAAGTTGATGAGTTCTATAGAGAGATGCCACCAACAATTCAAAGAGATTATCACAATAGAGAGTTGTCAAGGCCAAGTTACATTGATCTCGACTTTGGAAGATCCAGCAGAAGTACGAGAGAAAGTGACTTGTTGGATCATTATACTGCACGTGGTGAGCCTGTCTCAGACTACAACAGTATCAAGAGGGCGCCATTAGTACCAATGCAAGATAGGGACTTTGTAGGTTCCGGAAGTAGCCATCCTGAGATTGGAACAAGAATATCTGCCGGCCGTAAAGTCACAAGTCTGGAACAAGATTATGCTTTCGAAAGAGAGGCAATCTCACGCTCTTACAGAGAAAGATTAATAGAGAAAGCACCACCAGAATTTGAGTCGGATATGCATGATATTAATTTGAGCCCCCGACGAAGATTGAGAGTTGAAGAGGTAGATAACTATGACTCATCTGAGCGGATGCTCCAAAGGGATTACATCATGGAGGAGGAGATGAGTCGGCGTTACCCTGGCAGTACATTATCAAGTGGTAGGATTATATCTAGGCGGATACAGGAGCCCACCAGCAGTGATATACGAGGAGATGGTGCTAATCCGGGTCGCTTATCCTTGTCTGAAAGATTGAACTTTGATCGCCACCAATATAGAAAAGGTGGAAAGCCATTCAAAAGACTGACCACCATTGGAGCGTCTTCCTCTGATCGCTTCTCAGACCATGCCCAGCCGCGAACTAGTGGCCATGTAAGCATTAAAAAACGATTGAGATCTGGTCCTTTCAATTCACATCATCTGGATGAAAGAATGGACTCACATAAAGGGCTAAAATCTAGAAGAAGAGCCCTAAATAATCCGTTTGATAGTCCGGGTGCAAGCAATGGTGATGCAGTGGAAGATGCATTTACTCTGAAGTCTGACGTCCCTGAAGATTCCGAGGAGTTTAAGCTTTTGGTACAAAGAGCTTTCCTTCGATTTTCTAAACAGCTGAATGAGAACCCATCTCAGCGAAAGCGATACTTGGAGCAAGGGAAATGTCGTGTGTTATGCAGCGTATGTGGCAG CCTCTCAAAAGAGTTTCCGGACACACAGAGCTTAGTCAGACATGCCTTCACGTCTCTCAAGGTTGGATTAAGAGCAGACCACTTGGGTCTTCACAAAGCCCTTTGCGTCCTGATGGGGTGGAAGAGTTCCGAGGTACCTGATGGTAGGTGGTCCCTGCAGGTCTTACCTGAAGCCCAAGCATTATCTCTGAAGGAAGATCTCGTTTTGTGGCCTCCGCAAGTCATCATCCACAACTCCTCTATATTGAACGAGAATCCAGATGAAAGAAAGGTCATAAAAATTGAAGAAATGGAGGGCATACTCAAAG ATATGGGGTATGGTGATGGGAAAACCAAGGTTTGTCGTGGGAAGCCAGCAAATCAAAGCATTATGGTAGTGATTTTCAATTCCACTTTTTCTGGATTGCAAGAAGCACAGAGGCTTCACAACTATTATGCAGATAAGAAGCGCGGGAGGGAGGATTTCTTGCGAATCAATTCCAAAAGTGGAGAGAAAAGTGAGGAAGCACATGGTGAGCTAGCAAAGAATGTGGGTCACGATGTCCTATATGGGTACATGGGAACTGCAGAAGACTTGGATAAGCTGGATTTTGGGTCAAAATCGAAGTGTATTGTGAAGAGCAAGAAAGATATCCAGGCCATTGCAGGTGCTCCTCTCGAAACTGATTAA